The Candidatus Koribacter versatilis Ellin345 genome has a segment encoding these proteins:
- the nrfD gene encoding NrfD/PsrC family molybdoenzyme membrane anchor subunit, giving the protein MMTEKLPRISIWRVLTLLIFIAGAYATYLRFAAGLHGSSNLSDGMPWGMWVGFGTLCGVGLSAGAFALSGAVYVLGMERYRPIVRTAVLLGFLGYCSVCVGYFYELGLPWRCWHILIYWNHNSMLFDVALCVATYTTVLTLEFCPALIEKIPWRKTRELVLHWHHRVTVGVVMAGVLLSSMHQSFLGGLFLIAPGKLYPLWYTHNIHALFFLSAIAGGLAMTVIALHLSMRSLDARIDYSILRELGRVISLLLLVYVIFRGLDLIHTGGARYLFLPVRETAFFWLEVSLLAIIPLILLQFNKIVNTPMYLYWTCCMVVAGFVVNRLNVCITAFERSMNTLYTPKWSELATTLLMIAGCVVAFRYAVLYLDIMPRIKRVMKPERWLSDNGAVARA; this is encoded by the coding sequence ATGATGACCGAAAAGCTTCCAAGGATTTCCATTTGGCGCGTTCTCACGCTGTTAATCTTCATCGCCGGAGCATATGCCACGTATCTGCGGTTTGCCGCAGGACTGCACGGAAGTTCGAACCTCTCTGATGGAATGCCCTGGGGAATGTGGGTAGGCTTCGGGACCCTTTGCGGCGTCGGCCTCTCTGCGGGAGCTTTCGCGCTCTCAGGTGCGGTGTACGTGCTCGGCATGGAGCGCTATCGGCCCATCGTTCGCACGGCTGTGTTGCTTGGGTTCCTCGGTTATTGCAGTGTGTGTGTGGGCTACTTCTACGAACTCGGACTTCCGTGGCGGTGCTGGCACATCCTCATCTATTGGAACCACAATTCAATGTTGTTTGACGTTGCGCTGTGCGTGGCGACTTATACGACGGTGCTCACTCTGGAATTCTGTCCCGCACTGATCGAGAAGATCCCCTGGCGGAAGACGCGCGAACTGGTGCTGCATTGGCATCACCGGGTAACGGTCGGGGTGGTGATGGCTGGCGTGTTGCTTTCCTCGATGCACCAGTCCTTCCTCGGTGGACTCTTCCTCATCGCTCCGGGCAAGTTGTATCCGCTCTGGTACACGCACAACATCCACGCTCTGTTCTTTCTGTCGGCAATTGCCGGCGGCCTGGCGATGACCGTAATCGCGCTGCATCTCAGCATGCGATCGCTCGATGCACGCATTGACTATTCCATCCTGCGCGAACTGGGCCGAGTTATTTCGCTGCTGCTCCTTGTTTACGTGATCTTCCGCGGACTGGACCTGATTCACACCGGCGGCGCACGTTACTTGTTCCTCCCGGTGCGTGAGACCGCGTTCTTCTGGTTGGAAGTTTCGTTGTTGGCGATCATTCCGTTGATCCTGCTGCAATTCAACAAAATCGTGAATACGCCGATGTATCTGTATTGGACGTGCTGCATGGTTGTAGCGGGTTTTGTCGTGAACCGGTTGAACGTTTGCATTACCGCGTTCGAACGCTCGATGAACACCCTTTACACCCCGAAGTGGTCGGAGCTTGCGACCACGTTACTGATGATTGCGGGATGCGTAGTGGCGTTCCGTTACGCGGTGCTCTATCTCGATATCATGCCGCGGATCAAGCGGGTGATGAAGCCGGAGCGTTGGCTGTCTGACAACGGCGCCGTCGCGAGAGCGTAG
- a CDS encoding 4Fe-4S dicluster domain-containing protein: protein MEKQFALLIDVKSCIGCQACEQACQTVHNFPVQHEADLSYTALTVVQEKGGRNVRKLCMHCQDPTCASACPVGALQKNSFGPVTYDADKCIGCRYCMVACPYSVPRYEWTKLAPFVKKCDMCAERVKQGKQTACAEACPASATVFGTRTEMLAEAWKRLRDDPSYVQRIYGTEELGGTSVFYISDVEFEKLGFKPTSQDRVPLRTLTATAMGDAPMVVTVGGSILAGLYWVTQRRKEVALSEALERDQKNDKGGR, encoded by the coding sequence ATGGAGAAGCAATTTGCACTTTTGATCGATGTGAAGTCTTGCATCGGGTGCCAGGCGTGCGAGCAGGCTTGCCAGACTGTGCACAACTTTCCGGTACAACACGAGGCCGATCTGTCGTACACCGCGTTGACAGTGGTGCAGGAGAAGGGTGGACGCAACGTCCGCAAACTGTGTATGCACTGCCAGGATCCGACGTGCGCCAGCGCTTGTCCGGTCGGCGCCTTGCAGAAGAATTCATTTGGTCCGGTTACCTATGACGCGGACAAATGCATTGGCTGCCGGTACTGCATGGTGGCGTGTCCATATTCCGTACCGCGGTATGAATGGACGAAGCTCGCGCCTTTCGTGAAAAAGTGCGATATGTGCGCCGAACGCGTAAAGCAAGGCAAACAGACCGCCTGCGCGGAAGCTTGTCCCGCGAGCGCGACGGTGTTTGGCACTCGGACAGAAATGCTCGCCGAAGCCTGGAAGCGCCTGCGGGACGACCCAAGCTACGTACAGCGAATCTACGGAACGGAAGAGTTGGGAGGCACGTCGGTGTTTTATATCTCCGATGTCGAGTTCGAGAAGCTAGGCTTCAAACCGACTTCGCAGGACCGCGTCCCACTCCGCACGCTTACCGCAACCGCGATGGGCGACGCGCCGATGGTGGTAACAGTTGGTGGTTCGATCCTTGCTGGCCTGTACTGGGTGACGCAGCGTCGCAAAGAAGTGGCGCTTTCTGAAGCACTCGAACGCGATCAGAAGAACGATAAGGGAGGTCGCTAG
- a CDS encoding glycine cleavage system protein H: MSILFVLLTFLLIITVTYFRRPTEEMQMQPEAPRPRTAPVMAKLAGFEIPTGYSFHPGHTWVADEGHQNARVGMDSFAAQLFGKIDRIETVELNRWVRQGQKLWTVTHNGTSVDMLSPIEGVVVSLNHQVIKNPSSVGSDPYKDGWVCVVKSPDMHTNMKNLIQGPLVAPWMQNTLNRLGALASQYTPAMAQDGGMPVSGLLSQMDPATQERIVREFFLT, encoded by the coding sequence ATGTCAATCCTATTCGTACTTCTTACTTTCCTACTGATTATTACCGTTACGTACTTCCGTCGTCCTACCGAAGAAATGCAGATGCAACCGGAAGCGCCGCGTCCGCGGACGGCTCCGGTCATGGCAAAGCTTGCCGGCTTCGAAATTCCTACCGGCTATTCCTTCCATCCCGGCCACACTTGGGTGGCCGATGAAGGCCACCAGAACGCTCGAGTGGGCATGGATTCGTTTGCCGCGCAGTTGTTCGGCAAGATTGACCGCATCGAGACTGTCGAATTGAACCGCTGGGTGCGCCAGGGCCAGAAGTTGTGGACGGTCACGCACAACGGGACTTCCGTTGACATGCTCTCGCCGATCGAGGGCGTCGTGGTTTCGCTAAACCACCAGGTCATCAAGAACCCTTCATCCGTGGGTAGCGATCCTTATAAAGACGGCTGGGTGTGCGTCGTGAAATCGCCCGACATGCACACGAACATGAAGAACCTCATCCAAGGGCCACTCGTTGCGCCGTGGATGCAGAACACCCTGAACCGGCTCGGCGCGCTCGCAAGCCAGTACACCCCGGCAATGGCCCAAGACGGCGGCATGCCCGTGAGCGGACTGCTGTCGCAAATGGATCCCGCAACCCAGGAACGGATTGTTCGCGAATTCTTTCTTACATAG
- a CDS encoding PP2C family protein-serine/threonine phosphatase has product MANTDEKKVILAVDDEPQNLEIAYSILKDTYKVRIATNGEKAIELAVATPHPDLILLDVMMPGINGYEVCARLKENAATKDIPVIFLTGQTEVAEETKGFAVGAADYIHKPFSPLVVQARVNMHMSLRTAQKQIAEQLKRIHEEMECARNIQLSIIPREVPKLAGLDIAARYIPMTAVAGDFYDFIVPDDKHVGVLVADVSGHGMPAALISSMLKIAFHAQEQNVADPSKVLDGLNQTLCGKFSDHFVTAAYVYLDLEKKVLRYAGAGHPPILIGSDRNGEVRRVEENGLILSFMPVAQYASVELPLNIGDRVVLYTDGIVETANVEGEFLGIEGVEKFLSEHGQTSSDELAGDLLTRLLKWSGRPENEDADDDITLVVAQIEA; this is encoded by the coding sequence ATGGCAAATACCGACGAAAAGAAAGTAATTCTTGCCGTTGACGATGAACCACAGAACCTCGAAATCGCATACTCGATCCTCAAGGATACGTATAAGGTTCGCATTGCTACCAATGGCGAAAAGGCGATTGAACTTGCTGTGGCCACTCCTCACCCGGACCTGATCTTGCTCGACGTGATGATGCCGGGAATCAACGGGTACGAAGTTTGCGCGCGTCTCAAAGAGAACGCTGCGACGAAGGATATCCCCGTCATCTTTCTTACCGGACAGACAGAGGTCGCAGAGGAGACCAAAGGTTTCGCGGTCGGTGCAGCGGACTATATCCACAAGCCGTTCTCGCCACTGGTGGTGCAGGCGCGTGTGAACATGCACATGAGCTTGCGGACTGCACAGAAACAAATTGCGGAGCAGCTCAAACGTATTCACGAAGAGATGGAATGTGCGCGAAATATTCAGCTCTCGATTATTCCGCGCGAAGTTCCTAAGTTAGCAGGTCTCGATATCGCGGCACGCTACATTCCGATGACGGCGGTTGCCGGCGACTTTTACGACTTCATTGTGCCGGATGATAAACATGTCGGCGTGCTTGTAGCCGACGTTTCGGGACACGGCATGCCAGCCGCATTGATCTCCTCCATGCTCAAGATCGCGTTCCATGCCCAAGAACAGAACGTGGCGGACCCGTCGAAAGTACTCGATGGACTCAACCAGACCCTCTGCGGAAAGTTTTCGGACCACTTTGTGACCGCCGCGTACGTGTATCTCGATTTGGAGAAAAAGGTCCTGAGGTACGCGGGTGCTGGGCATCCGCCGATTCTGATTGGGAGCGACAGGAATGGCGAAGTGCGGAGGGTCGAGGAGAATGGGTTGATTCTCAGCTTTATGCCGGTAGCGCAGTATGCATCGGTTGAACTTCCTCTCAATATTGGCGATCGCGTTGTGCTTTACACGGATGGCATCGTCGAGACTGCGAATGTCGAAGGTGAGTTCCTGGGGATTGAAGGAGTGGAGAAGTTTCTCAGCGAGCACGGGCAGACGTCATCAGACGAACTTGCCGGCGATCTGCTGACGAGGTTACTAAAGTGGTCGGGACGCCCTGAGAACGAAGACGCCGACGACGATATCACCCTCGTGGTAGCGCAAATCGAAGCGTGA
- a CDS encoding DUF1059 domain-containing protein, with the protein MTNPNEQNRERTFRCADAGFKECNWQTSGRSDNEIMDHVKEHGREAHGITNFDDNMRRKVQENIHDRRAA; encoded by the coding sequence ATGACAAATCCGAACGAGCAGAATCGAGAACGCACTTTCCGCTGTGCTGATGCCGGCTTCAAAGAATGCAACTGGCAGACCAGCGGACGCAGTGACAACGAAATCATGGACCACGTGAAGGAACACGGTCGTGAGGCCCACGGCATTACGAATTTCGACGACAACATGCGCCGCAAGGTTCAGGAAAACATTCACGACCGCCGCGCAGCCTAA
- the amrS gene encoding AmmeMemoRadiSam system radical SAM enzyme: MSKLHEARWWETMADGRLHCYLCPRHCHVGEGQTGFCFIRKNIDGHLYQLGYGRPAAVNIDPVEKKPLNHFFPGTRILSMGTAGCNMGCFFCQNWDISKAKSDQVHAADLSPEDVVELAIERRVPHLAFTYNEPTIWGEYVIDIARAAHAAGLNNVMVSNGYITREAFFDVYRHIDAANIDLKAFTEKFYSKVTLTHLQPVLETLKWLRHETGVWFEITNLIIPTLNDEQEEFRQLVDWILENLGDDVPLHFTAFHPDFKLMDKPATPPETLHRARKLAMEMGLKFVYEGNIFSDGGDTICPGCRKRIIKRSWHSIIANDLVEGKCRHCGTSITGVFAVKHINERRLRTEELANPHLTL, from the coding sequence ATGTCCAAACTTCATGAGGCACGCTGGTGGGAGACGATGGCCGATGGCCGTCTGCACTGTTATCTGTGCCCGCGGCATTGCCATGTCGGAGAAGGGCAGACCGGTTTCTGTTTCATTCGGAAGAATATTGATGGCCATCTATATCAGCTCGGCTATGGCCGGCCGGCGGCGGTGAATATTGATCCCGTCGAAAAGAAGCCGCTGAACCACTTCTTCCCGGGAACGCGAATACTGTCGATGGGCACCGCAGGCTGCAACATGGGGTGCTTCTTTTGCCAGAACTGGGACATCTCCAAGGCGAAGTCGGACCAGGTTCATGCGGCGGATCTTTCGCCCGAGGACGTGGTAGAGCTTGCGATTGAGCGTCGGGTCCCGCACTTGGCCTTCACTTACAACGAACCGACTATCTGGGGCGAATATGTAATCGATATCGCGCGCGCGGCGCACGCCGCTGGATTGAATAACGTGATGGTCTCGAATGGCTATATCACGCGTGAAGCGTTTTTCGATGTGTATCGGCACATCGACGCCGCGAATATTGACCTGAAAGCCTTCACTGAGAAGTTCTACTCGAAGGTGACGCTCACGCATCTTCAGCCAGTGCTCGAGACTTTGAAGTGGTTGCGGCACGAGACGGGTGTCTGGTTCGAGATCACCAATCTCATCATCCCGACGCTGAATGACGAGCAAGAGGAGTTCCGGCAGCTCGTCGATTGGATTCTCGAAAACCTCGGTGACGATGTTCCTCTGCACTTCACAGCTTTCCACCCGGATTTCAAATTGATGGATAAGCCCGCCACGCCGCCGGAGACGCTGCATCGAGCTCGCAAACTCGCGATGGAAATGGGATTGAAGTTCGTGTACGAGGGAAACATTTTCAGCGATGGCGGCGACACGATTTGTCCGGGCTGCAGGAAGCGGATTATCAAACGCTCGTGGCACTCGATCATCGCCAACGATCTTGTCGAAGGGAAGTGCCGCCACTGCGGAACGAGCATTACAGGGGTGTTCGCTGTAAAGCACATAAACGAGCGCCGTTTGCGCACGGAAGAACTCGCGAATCCTCACCTGACACTTTAG
- a CDS encoding DUF885 domain-containing protein encodes MTGTPSERLAKLSEQFLHESLQLSPVSASGAGYHTYVDPTSGRTVRLDAELDEMGTEDLAEQLKFYRHWRERLRSQAPYKSLDAQGHADWILLDDGISNNLLELEKVQNYKHNPTGWVELIGNGLFLNMSQEYAPKDQRMADAVSRIAQIARFIGQAKQQLMDSDPIYIKVAVEENSGNLGMIDDIGKELPASGAVRQKYDRFAPAAKKALTDFSQWMQTDLANRPTNGRNWRLGKEWYAERFRLVMETNVTPDVLLTDAETDMTSVRAEMLEIAVPMHKDMYPDHTDHADLSGVDRENKIIGEVLDRLGQEHPQRDQLMDYIQGDLQNIIDFIREHKIVALSARNNLKVVATPDFMRGVYSVAGFHAPPPLDPNTQAQYWVTPIDPKTADEKAESKLREYNNYTLHWLTIHEALPGHYIQFEHANNVEPPMRRLLRAYYGNGPYVEGWAEYIAGIMLDAGFADNDPRFRLIMKKIRLRVLANTILDIRMHTMDMSDDEAMSLMTKQAFQTDAEAQGKLQRAKLTATQLPTYYVGIRGWNDLRAKYKKAKGTAFTNLEFHNRALDLGPVPLPLAGEILLGIPANLSVGQSTSAAPAHKRATRKK; translated from the coding sequence GTGACCGGAACTCCGAGCGAACGGCTGGCCAAGCTCTCCGAACAGTTCCTTCATGAATCACTTCAACTTTCACCGGTATCAGCTTCTGGGGCGGGATACCACACGTATGTCGATCCGACGAGCGGACGCACGGTTCGCCTTGATGCCGAGCTCGATGAGATGGGTACCGAAGACCTCGCGGAACAGTTGAAGTTCTATCGCCACTGGCGCGAGCGGTTGCGGAGCCAGGCGCCGTACAAAAGCCTCGACGCTCAGGGCCATGCCGACTGGATTCTTCTGGACGACGGAATCTCGAACAACTTGCTCGAATTGGAGAAAGTCCAGAACTACAAGCACAATCCGACCGGCTGGGTGGAGTTGATCGGCAACGGGTTGTTCCTCAACATGTCGCAGGAATATGCGCCAAAAGATCAGCGCATGGCAGATGCAGTGTCGCGCATCGCGCAGATTGCGCGCTTCATTGGGCAAGCTAAGCAACAACTCATGGACTCAGATCCGATCTACATCAAAGTTGCGGTGGAAGAAAACAGCGGCAATCTCGGGATGATTGATGACATCGGCAAAGAGCTCCCGGCGAGTGGAGCGGTGCGTCAGAAGTACGATCGCTTCGCACCGGCGGCAAAGAAGGCGCTGACGGATTTCTCGCAGTGGATGCAGACCGACTTGGCGAACCGTCCGACGAACGGCCGCAACTGGCGGTTGGGGAAGGAGTGGTATGCCGAGCGTTTCCGCCTGGTGATGGAGACGAACGTTACTCCGGACGTGCTACTCACCGATGCCGAAACGGATATGACGAGCGTCCGGGCGGAGATGCTGGAAATTGCGGTACCGATGCACAAGGACATGTATCCAGACCACACCGATCACGCCGACCTGAGCGGAGTGGATCGCGAAAACAAAATTATTGGCGAGGTCCTGGACCGCCTGGGGCAGGAACATCCGCAGCGCGATCAGTTGATGGACTACATTCAGGGCGATCTCCAGAACATTATTGATTTCATTCGCGAACACAAGATCGTCGCACTGAGTGCGCGAAACAATCTGAAGGTGGTTGCAACTCCGGACTTCATGCGCGGCGTTTATTCGGTGGCAGGTTTCCACGCGCCGCCGCCGCTTGATCCCAATACCCAGGCGCAGTACTGGGTCACCCCGATCGATCCTAAGACGGCGGATGAAAAGGCCGAGTCGAAGCTGCGCGAGTACAACAACTACACGCTGCACTGGCTGACCATTCACGAAGCGCTTCCGGGACATTACATCCAATTCGAGCACGCGAATAACGTGGAGCCTCCGATGCGCAGGTTATTGCGCGCGTATTACGGCAACGGCCCGTACGTGGAAGGCTGGGCCGAGTACATTGCGGGCATCATGCTCGACGCTGGGTTTGCTGACAACGATCCGCGTTTCCGGCTGATCATGAAGAAGATTCGTCTGCGCGTGTTGGCTAACACAATCCTGGACATCCGCATGCACACAATGGATATGAGCGACGACGAAGCCATGTCGCTCATGACCAAGCAGGCCTTTCAGACTGACGCAGAAGCTCAAGGAAAACTTCAACGTGCAAAGCTAACTGCAACGCAGCTTCCGACCTACTACGTAGGCATCCGCGGCTGGAACGATCTGCGGGCGAAGTACAAGAAGGCGAAGGGAACGGCATTTACGAATCTGGAATTTCACAACCGGGCGTTGGATCTCGGTCCAGTGCCTCTGCCGCTGGCAGGTGAGATTCTTCTGGGGATTCCGGCCAACTTGAGTGTGGGGCAGAGCACCAGCGCTGCCCCGGCACACAAAAGGGCGACGCGCAAAAAGTAG
- a CDS encoding chloride channel protein encodes MTRHPATLNPAGQLAAESSEFRIHLVSFLAAIIGTAAGFVAWLLYHLIGFFTNVAFYHTISFTFHSPRNHQLGLWVILVPVVGGLIVGVMAKYGSSKIRGHGIPEAMEAVLVNRSRIEPKVAILKPLSAAIAIGTGGPFGAEGPIIQTGGAIGSLIGQVIQTTASERKVLLGCGAAAGMAATFSTPIAAVILAIELILFEFKARSFIPLVIASTIATSLHFVLMGRGPMFEVGAIDFGIPRVLPWYLLLGAICGFSAVGFSKLLYWVEDQFEKLPIDWMWWPAIGCVVLGVVGYFVPRVLGVGYDTISDILNTHLVFKVLLAVMIFKALVLLVTIGSGTSGGLLAPMFMASAAMGSAVAMIINHFIPGAGISPAAFALVAMGAVFGAASRATFAFIIFAFEITRDYNSILPLMLVAVIADGIALAFSENSIMTEKLARRGLKIHSEFEPDILRQMTVSQAMVTEPPRVPETMLVREMAERLAQHDPILSRHQGVLIVDDAGKLKGLITRGDLLRAMESEDAGTQTVLQAGTTSLLTAYEDELLFHAASRMLRAGVGRLPVVDRKDPTKILGYLGRAGVLSARLRQIEEEQVREGGWASAKRNPKAAGEITPVK; translated from the coding sequence TTGACGCGACACCCTGCAACTCTGAATCCCGCGGGCCAACTCGCGGCGGAAAGCTCGGAGTTCCGCATTCATCTCGTTTCATTCCTGGCGGCCATCATCGGTACGGCCGCCGGGTTTGTTGCGTGGCTGCTTTACCACCTCATTGGTTTCTTCACCAATGTAGCGTTCTATCACACGATCAGCTTTACGTTTCATAGCCCGCGGAATCATCAGCTCGGGCTGTGGGTGATCCTCGTTCCAGTGGTCGGCGGGTTGATTGTTGGCGTGATGGCGAAGTATGGATCGTCCAAGATCCGCGGCCATGGCATTCCCGAAGCGATGGAAGCCGTGCTGGTAAACCGCAGCCGGATTGAGCCAAAGGTCGCGATCTTGAAGCCGCTGTCGGCAGCGATTGCGATTGGCACGGGTGGACCGTTCGGAGCCGAGGGCCCGATCATTCAGACCGGCGGAGCGATTGGATCGCTGATCGGCCAGGTGATACAGACAACCGCGTCAGAGCGAAAAGTTCTTCTCGGCTGCGGTGCTGCGGCCGGCATGGCGGCGACGTTCAGTACGCCGATTGCAGCAGTAATTCTCGCCATCGAACTCATCCTCTTCGAATTCAAAGCGCGGTCATTTATCCCGTTGGTTATTGCGAGCACGATCGCGACGAGTCTGCACTTTGTGCTGATGGGACGCGGACCCATGTTCGAGGTTGGCGCCATTGATTTTGGTATCCCGCGGGTGTTGCCATGGTATTTGCTGTTGGGTGCGATCTGCGGGTTCTCAGCTGTCGGTTTCTCGAAGCTTCTCTATTGGGTGGAAGATCAATTTGAAAAGCTGCCGATTGACTGGATGTGGTGGCCGGCAATCGGCTGCGTGGTCCTCGGCGTCGTTGGCTATTTTGTACCGCGCGTCCTCGGCGTGGGATACGACACCATCTCCGACATTCTCAATACTCACCTCGTGTTCAAAGTACTGCTGGCAGTAATGATCTTTAAAGCGCTCGTTCTCCTGGTGACGATCGGCTCCGGGACTTCGGGTGGATTGCTGGCTCCAATGTTCATGGCCAGTGCGGCGATGGGATCGGCAGTGGCGATGATCATCAACCACTTCATCCCGGGAGCGGGGATCTCGCCGGCGGCATTTGCGTTGGTGGCGATGGGCGCGGTCTTCGGTGCGGCGTCGCGTGCGACGTTCGCGTTCATTATCTTCGCGTTCGAGATCACGCGCGATTACAACTCGATCCTGCCGCTGATGCTGGTGGCGGTCATCGCGGACGGCATTGCGCTCGCATTTAGCGAAAACTCGATCATGACCGAGAAACTCGCGCGACGCGGATTGAAGATCCACTCTGAGTTCGAACCCGACATCCTGCGGCAGATGACGGTCTCGCAGGCGATGGTTACCGAACCGCCGAGGGTGCCGGAAACGATGCTGGTACGCGAAATGGCCGAGCGGTTGGCGCAGCACGATCCGATACTCTCCCGCCATCAAGGCGTACTGATCGTGGATGATGCCGGAAAGCTCAAGGGGTTGATCACGCGCGGTGACCTGCTGCGCGCGATGGAATCTGAGGATGCAGGAACCCAGACCGTTCTGCAAGCTGGTACGACAAGCCTGCTGACTGCCTATGAGGATGAACTCCTTTTCCACGCGGCCTCACGCATGTTACGGGCAGGGGTTGGGCGATTGCCGGTCGTGGACCGCAAGGATCCGACGAAGATTCTCGGCTATCTCGGGCGCGCAGGAGTGCTCTCGGCACGCCTTCGGCAGATCGAAGAAGAACAGGTACGTGAGGGCGGATGGGCATCCGCGAAGCGCAATCCCAAAGCGGCAGGGGAGATCACTCCGGTTAAGTAG
- a CDS encoding MarR family winged helix-turn-helix transcriptional regulator, with the protein MGEEKDLLSGDYRALAEFRYQIRKFLRFSEEAARTAGLEPQQHQLLLAVKGLPEGARATIGEIADRLQIQHHSTVELVDRLEQHGYVNRKRSDRDKREVLIVLTPKSERILRELSVHHQELLLEHGTSLVTSLKKSMNAKDRGKKEKSAPAKLKSRAAAAQD; encoded by the coding sequence ATGGGCGAAGAAAAGGACCTTCTCTCCGGTGATTACCGGGCGCTCGCGGAGTTTCGGTATCAGATTCGTAAGTTTCTCCGCTTCAGTGAAGAGGCAGCAAGGACCGCAGGCCTTGAACCGCAGCAGCACCAGTTGTTGCTCGCGGTAAAAGGACTTCCGGAGGGCGCGCGCGCAACGATTGGCGAAATTGCCGATCGGTTGCAGATCCAGCACCACAGCACAGTGGAGCTGGTGGATCGCCTGGAACAACATGGATACGTCAACCGAAAACGCAGCGACCGCGATAAGCGTGAGGTGCTGATCGTGTTGACGCCTAAGTCCGAACGGATATTGCGTGAACTTTCGGTGCACCACCAGGAGCTTCTGCTGGAGCATGGGACATCGTTGGTAACGTCACTGAAGAAGTCGATGAACGCGAAAGACCGGGGCAAGAAAGAGAAGTCCGCTCCCGCGAAGCTGAAAAGCCGAGCGGCAGCAGCGCAGGATTAG
- the purB gene encoding adenylosuccinate lyase, translating to MIPRYTRPEMGRIWNDENKFRTWLNVEIAASEILAEAGIVPAEAAKAIRDKGNFNVERILAIEAEVKHDVIAFTTNVAEFVGPESRWLHYGLTSNDVVDTAQALLVKQASEIIRKDLDALSAALKRRAFEFKDTPTIGRTHGVHAEPTTFGLKVANWYEETQRNIARFELAAEQMRVGKLSGAVGNGAHLDPEHEQLICERLGLNVDPISTQVIQRDRHAFYVATLATIASTLDKIATEIRHLQKTEVREAEEFFSEKQKGSSAMPHKRNPVTCEQISGLARVVRANTQAAFENVALWHERDISHSSVERVILPDSTILLDYMLAKTTNLIDTMFVYPKRMLRNLESTGGLVFSGQLLLDLVEAGVLREDAYRIVQRNAMKAWKDELNFRELIFNDPEITSRVKGETLEHAFDLKRPLRNVDKIFRRVFGQ from the coding sequence TTGATACCTCGCTACACCCGGCCCGAAATGGGCCGCATTTGGAACGACGAGAACAAGTTTCGAACCTGGCTCAATGTCGAAATCGCCGCCAGTGAAATCCTCGCCGAAGCCGGAATCGTCCCCGCTGAAGCCGCCAAAGCCATCCGCGACAAGGGCAACTTCAACGTCGAGCGCATTCTGGCGATCGAAGCCGAGGTCAAACACGACGTCATCGCCTTTACTACCAACGTCGCTGAGTTTGTCGGTCCCGAATCCCGTTGGTTGCATTACGGCTTGACCTCGAACGACGTTGTCGATACCGCCCAGGCACTTCTCGTAAAACAAGCTTCGGAAATCATCCGCAAAGATCTCGACGCCCTCTCTGCCGCCCTCAAGCGCCGCGCCTTCGAATTCAAGGACACCCCCACCATTGGCAGAACTCACGGCGTCCACGCCGAACCCACAACCTTCGGGCTGAAAGTTGCCAACTGGTACGAGGAAACCCAGCGCAACATCGCCCGTTTTGAACTGGCCGCCGAACAAATGCGCGTCGGCAAGCTCTCCGGCGCGGTCGGCAATGGCGCCCATCTCGATCCCGAACACGAACAACTTATCTGCGAACGCCTAGGTCTGAACGTTGACCCAATCTCTACCCAGGTCATCCAGCGCGACCGCCACGCCTTCTACGTCGCCACCCTCGCTACCATCGCATCGACGCTCGATAAGATCGCTACCGAGATCCGGCACCTGCAAAAAACCGAAGTCCGCGAGGCCGAAGAATTCTTCAGCGAAAAGCAGAAGGGCTCCTCCGCCATGCCTCACAAACGCAATCCCGTTACCTGCGAGCAGATCAGCGGACTTGCCCGGGTCGTGCGCGCCAATACCCAGGCCGCTTTCGAGAACGTCGCCCTCTGGCACGAGCGCGATATCTCACACTCGTCTGTGGAGCGCGTCATCCTGCCCGACTCCACCATCCTGCTCGACTACATGCTCGCTAAGACCACGAACTTAATCGATACCATGTTCGTGTACCCAAAACGCATGCTCCGCAACCTCGAGTCCACCGGCGGCCTCGTGTTCAGCGGCCAACTTCTATTGGATCTCGTCGAGGCCGGTGTGCTCCGTGAAGACGCCTACCGCATCGTGCAGCGGAACGCCATGAAAGCATGGAAAGACGAACTCAACTTCCGCGAGCTCATCTTCAACGATCCTGAAATCACCAGCCGGGTCAAGGGTGAGACCCTGGAACACGCCTTCGACCTGAAACGGCCGCTGCGCAACGTCGATAAAATCTTCCGTCGCGTCTTCGGACAATAA